The following nucleotide sequence is from Saccharothrix texasensis.
TCGCGGATCACGCCGTGGGCGCGCAGCGGCGGCCCCCAGTCGGCCAGGGTGTTGGCCATGAACTCCAGCGGGCGCAGTTGGGTCCACGCCAGGCCGCTCGCGCGGACGGCGGGTTCGAGGGTGCCTTCGGCCCAGCCGCCCAGCAGGGTGACGCGGCCGACGCCGGCGCGCCGTGCGGCGGCGGCGACCTGGTCGCCGTTGTCCAGGGGCCGGTAGCCGTGCCCGAAGTTGATCAGGTGGGCGGCGGTGGCGCCGGCGAACGCGGCGGCGAGGCTGCCGACGTCGGTGGTGTCGCCGCGCACGACCTCGACGTCGTCGGGCAGGCCGGCGGTCTCGGGGTGGCGGCTCAGCGCGCGGACCTCGTGCCCGGCGGCGAGCAGGTGGGTGACGAGGTGGCGGCCGACGGTGCCGGTCGCGCCGGTGACGAGGATGGTCATGCGGTCTCCCCGGTGAACAGGCGGGTGTGGTCGGCGACCCACTCGGGGAAGGTGCGGGCGGGACGGCGCAGGATGCGGGCGACCTCGTCGGTGACGGTGGCGGGCAGGCCCGCTCCCCTGGCGTAGCGGGCCATCAGGGCGTGGACGAACGCGGGCGGCAGGCCGGCGCGGACCATGCCGTCGGCGGCCTGCGCGGGCGGGACCTCCTGGTGGCGCAGCGGGCGGCCGAGGACGCCGCCGATGATCGCGACGAGCTCGGCGTGGGTGTGGGAGTCGGGTCCGGTGACCTCGACGCGGCGGCCGTCGAGGGTGTCGGTGGTCAGGGCGTGGGCGATGACCTCGGCGAGGTCGCGTTCGTCCAGCGGCGCCTCGGCGAAGTCGGCGTGGGGGCCGCGCACGACGTCGCCCGCCCGGATCTGGTGGGCCCAGGCGGTCGCGGTGTTGGTGGCGAACGACCCGGCGCGCACGCTGACCCACGGCAGGCCGCTGCCGGCGACGGCGGCCTCGGCTTCGGCGTTGCGGTCGCCGCGGTGGCGGGAGGGCTGGTCGGCGGGGTCGTCGTCGACGTTGAGGGCGGACAGCGCGACGACCTTGCCGACGCCGGCGGCCCGGGCGTGGGCGACGAGGGCGGCCGGGTCGGCGACGGCGCGCGGGTGGACGAACAGGGCGGTGACGCCCGCCAGGTGGGCGGGGTCGTCGTCGACGAAGGTGACGTGGTCCGTGCCGGTGCGGGCCCGCGGGTCGCGGCTGACGGCGAGCACGGGCCCGTTCAGCAGGCCGACGAGGTGGCGGCCGACGAGGCCGGTCGCCCCGGTGACGAGGACGGTCATGGGCGGTTCCCCCGGATAGACTTCGTGCGGAACAGATACGATACGGAGACCATAACATATGAGTTCCATAAGTTCTGGGGATGCGCGTGACCGGCGGCGGACCGTCACGGCGATCAAGGAGTCGCTGAGGGAGCTGCGCAACCAGTTGTCGCTGCTCAACCACCAGGTCTCCCGGCGGCTGGAGCTCAAGGACGTCGACCTGGACTGCCTGGAGCTGGTGCAGCGGCACGGGCCGATGACGCCGGGCGAGCTGGCGCGGCGGGCGGGGCTGCACCCGGCGACGTTGACCGGGATCCTCGACCGGTTGCAGCGGGCGGGGTGGATCACCCGGGAACGCGACCCGGACGCGGCGGACCGGCGGGCGGTGGCGGTGCGCGCGGTCAAGGACCGCAACCCGGAGCTGTTCGCGCTCTACTCGCGGATGAACGCCTCGATGGACGACCTGTTCGCGGGCTACGACGAGGCGGAGCTGGCGTTGCTGGCCGACTTCCTGCGGCGGACCACGGCATTGGGGCGAACGGCGACCGACGAGTTGGCGGAGGGGTAGGCGGGGCGTCCGGAGTCCGCGACTGGGCCGTGCGGGTGGGCGCCGGTGCTCCGTCGCGCGGGTTTTCGCCCGGACGCCCGCGCGCGTTGTCGATCACGAATACGGTGGGGGTCGTGCGGATCAACGGGGGGCCCGCCGCCGGTGCGGCGTCGGGTGGCACGGGCGACGGGTCGTGCGACGCGGCGGCGCCGGTGCGTCAGGAGGGGTGATGGCGGACGCGGTCGACCTGGTCCTGGCGCAGTGGTCGGTGCAGCGCCCGGACGTGGACACCTCGCCGATGGCGGTGCTGGCGCGGGTCACGCGGCTGGCGCGGCTGCTGGAACGCGAGCTGCGGGAGTTCGTGGGCCGGTTCGAGCTGGAGCCGGGCGAGTTCGACGTGCTGACCACGTTGCGGCGGGCGGGGTCGGCGCAGGGCATGACGGCGGGCGCGTTCCTGTCCGCGTCGCTGGTCACGGCGGGCGCGATCACCAACCGGATCGACCGGATGGAGGCCAAGGGCCTGGTGGAGCGGGTGCCCGACGCCACGGACCGGCGGCTGGTGCGGATCAAGCTGACCGACCGGGGCGGCGAGCTGGTGGACGGGATGCTGGCCGAGCACATGCGGCAGTACGCGCGGCTGCTGGAGCCGTTGGACGACGACACCCGGGCGGTGGTCGCCGACGCGTTGCGGGCGTTGCTGGAGCGGTGCGAGTAGCGCCGCCCCCGACCCGGCCCGCGCGGCGACGACCGGCGGGGGCTACCTCGTGACGGCCGACCCGGACCGGACGGCGGGGAACCGCACCCCGGTGAGGTCCTCGGAGACGGCCCACAGCCGCTGCTGGACGGCGACCTCGTAGGACTGCGGGCTGGAGACGACCGGCCGGGGGTGGCCCCTGATCTCGTTGAGCCCGCCGGGACCGTAGTACTGGCCGCCGAGCACGGCGGGGTCGGTGGCGGCGCGCAGGGTCGGCAGCGCGCCCATCGCCGGCGTCTGGGTGATCAGCGGCGCGATCCGGGTGAGCGGGAGCCGCAGGGCCGCGGGGGTGTTGCGGGCGAGCTCGGTGCTCGACACGCCGGGGTGCGCGGCGACCGCGACGGTGGTGCCGTGCGCGGCGAGCCGGCGCTGGAGCTCGTAGGTGAACATCAGGTTGGCGAGCTTGGACTGGCCGTAGGCGGCGACCCGGCTGTAGGTCCGCTCCCACTGCAGGTCGTCGAAGTGGATCGCGGCCCGGATGCGGTGGCCGGTGCTGCTGACCGTGACCACGCGCGAGCCGGGCACCGGCAGCATCCGGTCCAGCAGCAGCCCGGTGAGCGCGAAGTGGCCCAGGTGGTTGGTGCCGAACTGCGTCTCGAAGCCGTCGCGGGTGGTCTGCTTCGGGGTGTACATCACCCCGGCGTTGTTGATCAGCAGGTCGATCCGGTCGAGCCGCGACCGCAGGGCCTCCGCCGCGCTCCGGACGGAGTCGAGCGAGGTCAGGTCCAGCGCCTGCACGGTGACGTCGCCGGCCATGCCGGCCGCGGCGCGTTCGCCCTTGCCGGTGTCGCGCACGGCGAGGACCACGGAGGCCCCGCGCTCGGCGAGCGCCTTCGCGGTCTCGTACCCCAGTCCGGTGTTGGCCCCGGTCACCACGGCCACCCGTCCGCGCTGGTCCGGAATGTCCGCTGTCGTCCACTTCCCGCTCATGATCAGGCTCCCCGCCCAGGTAAAGTACCGAAGGTATCTTGTAGTGACGACGCTAAAGTACTTCCGGTACGTTGTCAACGTACCGGCGGTACTCAAGTTAGGCTCCCGGTCGTGACTTTCCAGCGGGCGCGCACCGAGGAGCAGCGGGAGATCCGCCGGCGGGCGATCCTCGACGTGGCGTCGGCGATGCTCGACGAGATGCCCGTCGCCGCGGTCACCCTCAACGAGCTCAGCCGCCGGGTGGGCCTGGCGAAGCCGAACGTGCTGCGCTACTTCGAGTCCCGCGAGGCGGTGCTGCTGGAACTGCTGGACCACCTCCTGCGGGAGTGGCTGACGGACCTGGCGGGCGAGTTGGCCGCCGGCGTCGACGAGGACCTGCCCATGGCCGGGCGGGCCGAGGCGGTGGCCGCGGTCCTCAGCCGCTCGCTCTCCGGTCGGGTGGTGCTGTGCGACCTCTTCGGCGCGCAGGGCAGCGTGCTGGAGCACAACGTGTCCGTCGAGGTCGTGGCGCGCTACAAGCGTGCTTCCCTGGACCACCTGACGACCATGGCCGCCCTGATCCGGAGGTACCTGCCGGAGCTGGGCGAGAACGCGGCACTGTTCAGCCTGCAGACCGTGGTCACGGCCGGCGCGTTGTCGGCGTACAGCACACCCCCGCCCAGCCTGCGGGCGGCCTACGAGGCCGAGCCCGACCTGGCCCGCTTCCACCTGGGGCTGGAGCCCTCCTTGAAGCTGGCCCTGACCGCGACCCTCCTGGGCGTGCTCCCCCGCGACTGACCCGCGTCGCGCCGTTTCCCCCTACCCGGCCGCGCCGGGGCTCCCGGTGGTGTACACAGGGTAGTCGGGCGATTCCGGAGGGCGGAGCGTGGCGGAGGACGGTAGCGGGTCGAAGGACGGGCCCGAGAAGGTCAAGCTGTACGGGACGGTGATCTCGGCCGTGTCGTCGCTGATCGCGATCGCCGTGTTCCTGGGGTGGGACGACGACATCAAGAAGGCCATCCCGTTCGCGGACACCACGACCACCGCCCCGGCCCAGCCGACGCGGCTGCCGATCCCGGCGGCGGCCGAGCCGGAGCTGTCGGAGGTCGTCGACCCCACCACGGAGGAAACGACCGAGGAGACGACCACCGAGGAGACGACCACGACCACCGAGACGCCGTCCCCGGAGGAGCTGCGCCAGGCCTACATCAGGCAGGCCGACGCGGCGTGCGCGCCGGCGATCGGGAACCGGCCCGCCCGGGTGGCGACGCTGGACTACGGCTACATGATGTCGGTGCTGGAGTCGCGCAACCGGATGCTGCAGGACTGGAGGTCGGTGGTCGTCGAGCCGCGCGACGCGGGCAACTACGCCCGCATCCAGCAGCTGTGGAACGACTTCAACCACGCGAGCGCGTACTGGAACTACATGGCCAACGCGCTGCTGGCGAGGAACTCCGCGACGTTCGACGCGGAGTTGGAGCGGTACCGGGCGGCGACGGCGGCGTTCGTGAACGGCGCGACCCGGTACGGGTTCGCGGTGTGCGGGTTCGGGTGGAACTCGGTGTCGGGCTGAAGGCGGGTCGGGTGTCGGAGGACTGGCGACGGGCTAGCGGGGCACGGCGTCGAGGGCTTTGAAGATGCGCTTGTCGGAGACGGTGTAGCGGGTGCCGATGGTCTGGGCGAAGTAGCTCAGCCGCAGTTCCTCGATCATCCACCGCACCTCGTCGAGCTCCTCGTGCGGTTCGTCGGCGGGCAGGGCGGCGCGCAGTTCGCGGTACTCGGCGTGCACGGCGTGCACGCGGTCCATCCACTCCTGGTCGCGGCGGACGTTCTCGGGCAGCTTCTCCAGGCGGCGGGCGATGCCCTGCAGGTAGCGGTGCACGTCGGCGAGCCGGTCGGCGCCGGCCTCGGTGACGAACCCCTGGTGCACCAGGCCGGTGAACTGGGCGCGGACGTCGGCCACGGACTCGTCGAACACGGGGCCGCGCACGCCGTTGAGGCGCAGTTCGACGTCCTGGGCGGCTTCCAGGACGCGGCGGACCTTGTGCACGACGTCGAACGTGGTCTCGCCCAGGCCGCGGCGGACGTGGTCGGTGAGCCGGGCGAACGCGGCCTGGGTCCACACCGGTCCGCCCGCGTCGCGCAGGAGCTTGTCGACCGCGGCGGAGATGCAGTCGGCCAGCAGCGGGGCCACGCCGCCGTGGGGGTTGCGGGTCAACGCGAGCTTCTCGGCGTTGGTGAGACCGCGTTGCAGCGACTTGACCGGTGACGGGGTGGTGAGCAGCAGCAGCCGGCGGGTGCCGCGCCACATGGCCTGCCGCTGGCGTCCGGGGGTGTCGAGGATCTCCACCGCGACGGTGTCGCCCTTGTCGACCAGGGCGGGGTAGGCGGTGACCACGATGCCGGACCGCTGCCGCTGCACGGTGCGCGGCAGGTCGCCGATGTCCCAGGTGGTCAGGCCGGTGCGGGCGAGGTTGCTCGCGGCGGCGGCGAGGGTCGCGCGCAGCTGTCCCCGCAGTTGGGCCTTGAGCGCGGCGAGGTCCTTGCCGCGGGCGAGCCGGCGGTCGTCCTCGTCGACGATCTCGAAGGTGAGCTTGAGGTGTTCGGGCACCTGGTCGAGCTGCCACTGCTCGCGGGGCACGACGACGCCGGTGAGGGTGCGCAGCTGTCGTTCCAGGGCGGGCAGGAGGGGTTCGTCGGGGTCGATGCCGGACAGGGCGGCGGCGGCCACGTCGGGCACGGGCACGAAGTTGCGGCGCACCGGTTTGGGCAGCGACCGGATGAGCGCGACGACGAGTTCGGTGCGCAGCCCGGGGATCTGCCAGGACAGCGAGTCGTCGGGCAGGGCGGTCAGCGCGGGCAGGGGCAGCGTGACGGTGACGCCGTCGACGGCCGTGCCGGGTTCGAACCGGTAGGTCAGCGGCAGGGTGAGGCCGCCGCGGCGCAGTTCGTCGGGGTAGGCGTCGGGGGTGACCGCGGCCCGGTCGTTGACCAGCATGGCCTTGTCGAAGGTGAGCAGGTCCGGCTCGGTGTGGCGGGTTTTCTTCCACCAGGTGTCGAAGTGCCGCACGGACACGACGTCGGCGGGCACGCGCTGGTCGTAGAAGTCGTAGACGGTCTCGTCGTCCACCACGATGTCGCGGCGGCGGGCCCGGTTCTCCAGCTCCTCGACCTCGGCGAGCAGGTCCCGGTTGTGCTGGAAGAACTTGTGGTGGGTGGTCCACTCCCCCTGCACGAGGGCGTGGCGGATGAACAGCTCGCGCGACAGCTCGGGGTCGATGCGCCCGTAGTCCACCTTGCGGGAGGCGACGATGGGCACGCCGTAGAGGGTGACCTTCTCCAGGGCGACGACGGACCCGCGCTTGGCCTCCCAGTGCGGTTCGCTGTAGGTGCGCTTGACCAGGTGCCCGGCGAGCTTCTCGGCCCACTCGGGTTCGATCTTCGCCACGGTCCGGCCCCACAGCCGGGAGGTCTCCACCAGTTCGGCGGCCATCACCCACTGGGGCGGTTTGCGGAACAGGGAGGAGCCGGGGAAGATCGCGAACTTCGCGTTGCGGGCGCCGAGGTACTCGGTGGCGACGCGCTTGCCCTGCTCGTTCTTCCCGGGGTTGCGCTTGGGCACGTCCTTGACGCCGATGTGGGACAGCAGCCCGGACAGCAGCGAGAGGTGCACGTTGCGCGGGTCGGCGGGCTGGTCGTTGACGTGCACGCCGAGGGTCTTCGCGACCTGCCGCAGCTGCTGGTAGATGTCCTGCCACTCGCGCACGCGCAGGTAGTTGAGGAACTCGGCGCGGCACAGCCTGCGGAACTGGTTGCTCGACAGCTCCTTCTGCTTGTCGCGCACGTGCTCCCACAGGGTGAGGAACGCGGTGAAGTCCGACTCGGGGTCCTTGAACCGGGCGTGGAACTCGTCGGCGGCCTGCTGCTTGTCCGACGGGCGTTCGCGGGGGTCCTGGATGGACAGCGCGGAGGCGATGACCATGACCTCGCGGACGCACCCGTTGCGGTCGGCCTCGATGACCATGCGGGCCAGGCGGGGGTCGACGGGCAGCTGGGCGAGCTTGCGGCCCAGCGGGGTGAGCTTCTGCTCGGCGGGCAGGATCGCGCCGAGCTCCTGCAGCAGCTGCACGCCGTCGGCGATGTTGCGCGCCTCGGGCGGGTCGATGAACGGGAACGCGGCGATGTCGCCCAGGCCGATGGAGGTCATCTGCAGGATGACCGAGGCGAGGTTGGTGCGCAGGATCTCCGGGTCGGTGAACTCCGGGCGCGCGTCGAAGTCGTCCTCGCTGTAGAGGCGGACGCAGATGCCCTCGGAGACGCGTCCGCAGCGGCCCTTGCGCTGGTTGGCCGACGCCTGCGAGACGGGTTCGATGGGCAGCCGCTGCACCTTGAGCCGGTGGCTGTAGCGGGAGATGCGGGCGGTGCCCGGGTCGACGACGTACTTGATGCCGGGCACGGTCAGCGACGTCTCGGCGACGTTGGTGGCGAGCACGACGCGGCGGGCGGTGTGCGGCTGGAACACGCGGTGCTGCTCGCCGAAGGACAACCGCGCGTACAGCGGCAGGACCTCGGTGTTGCGCAGCTCCAGGGCGGCGAGGGCGTCGGCGGTGTCGCGGATCTCCCGTTCGCCGGACAGGAACACCAGCACGTCGCCGGGGCCTTCGGCCTGCAGTTCGCGCACCGCGTCGCAGATGGCCTGGGTCTGGTCGCGGTCCGGGTCGGCGTCGGGGTCCTCGGGGTCCACGATCGGGCGGTAGCGGACCTCGACGGGGTAGGTGCGGCCGGAGACCTCGATGACGGGGGCGTCGCCGAAGTGCCGGGAGAACCGCTGGGGGTCGATGGTCGCGGAGGTGATGACGACCTTGAGGTCGGGTCGCTTGGGCAGCAGCTGCTTGAGGTAGCCGAGCAGGAAGTCGACGTTGAGGCTGCGTTCGTGGGCCTCGTCGATGATGATCGTGTCGTAGCGCGACAGCATCCGGTCGGTCTGGATCTCGGCGAGCAGGATGCCGTCGGTCATGAGCTTGACCAGGGTGTCCCCGCCGGACTGGTCGGTGAACCGGACCTTGTAGCCGATCGCGCTGCCCAACTCGGTGTCCAGCTCCTGCGCGACGCGTTCGGCGACGGTGCGCGCGGCGAGGCGGCGGGGCTGGGTGTGCCCGATCTGGCCGAGCACGCCGCGGCCGAGCTCGAGGCAGATCTTGGGCAGCTGGGTGGTCTTGCCGGAGCCGGTCTCGCCGGCGACGATCACGACCTGGTGGTCGCGGATGAGCGCGGCGATGTCGTCCTTGCGGGCGCTGACGGGCAGCTCGGCCGGGTACGTGATCTTCGGCACGGCTTCGCGGCGCAGGGCGACGCGCAGCTCGGCGGCCTCCAGCTCGGCCTCGATCTCGGCGAGCACGGCGGCGCGGGCGGCGTCGTCGCGGACCTTGCGGGCGCCCTCGAGCCTGCGTGCCAGCCTCCGCTGGTCCCGCGACATCAGTTCGGACAGGCGTTTGCGCAGGTCAGCGTGCGACATCTGGTTCATTTGGGTCAAGGATATCGAGGGTGGGCCGGTGGGGCTGCCGATTATCGGCCGGCGGACACGGCGAGTTGGCGTGACTGGGCGACCAACCGGCCGGTCGTGTCCCACAGTTCGACGTCCTCTTCGTGGTAGCCGTCGGCGAGGTGGCGGGTGGCGACGCGGGCGGCGAGCCAGTCCGACGCGGGCCGGGCGCGGACGTGGACGGTGAGCTCGACGGTGGCGGAGTCGGTCACGCCGAGCTCCAGGACGGCGGGCGCGGCGGTGTCGACCAGGTGGCCAGGCTCGCGGTGTCGGCGGGGCGGCCGTCGGCGAAGCGGATCCAGAACTCGGCGCGCGCGGCGCCGCTGGGCCGGCCCCGGGCCCAGCCGTGGGGTTCGGGGGCGCGCAGGTCGACCCGGTCGGCGACGGTGACGCCGGGCAGGCGCAGGCCGCCGTAGACGTCGACGCACTCGCCGGGCGGCGGCAGGTCGGGCGCCTGCCCGGGGACGGCGGTGCGGCCGGTGGCGGCGCCGAGGTCGGCGTAGGAGGCCACGACGCGCAGCACCTCGCGGTCGCCGCAGGTCAGGCGCGCTTCGCCGGTGGACAGCCGGCGGCCGGCGCGCACCAGCTCGGTGTCCACCCGGGCCGGTCCGACGACACCGGGTCGCAGGTAGTGCGCGCCGACGACGAGCGGGTCGGGGTGCGGCAGCACCTCGCCGAGCGCCCGCAGGCAGAACGCGACGAGGTAGCCGCCGTTGGGCCGGTCGCCGGCGCTGCCCCACCGGTCGGTGAGGTGGGCGGTGAACCGCCCGTCGCCCGTCGCGTCCACCCGCGTATCGGTGTCCCACTCGTGCATGGGCTCACCCTAATGGGCGTTACCGGCGGGTAGCTCAGCCGGCGTAGGGGCTGCCGCCGTCGAGCATGGCCGTGACCATCTTCTTGAGGTGCTTGGCCATCAGCACGTTGTGCAGGCCGGGCCCGAAGCTGACCCGCGCCACGCCGAGCGGGGCCAGGTCGTTCGGCGTGGGCGTGCCCGGGCCGTGGCCGACGTTCACCGGCCGCCGCCCGACGGCCTCGACGAACGCGGCGACCCGGTCGCCGGGCAGCCGGATCGGGAAGACGCAGTCCACGCCCACCTCGAAGTAGGCCTGGGCGCGGCGCACGGCCTCGTCGAACGACTTCCCGCCGTGCAGGTACTCGTCGATCCGGGCGTTGATCACCAGGTCGGGGTTGGCGGCGCGCACGGCGGCCAGGAAGTCGACCTGCTCGGCGAGGTCGACCATGACCTTGGCGCGGGGCTCGGAGTCCTCCAGGTTGCAGCCCGCCACGCCGATCTCCGCCAGCCGCTCGCCGATCCGCGCGGGCGGCAGGTCGTAACCGCGCTCGATGTCGGTGGTCACCGGCACGTCGACCGCGGCGGCGATGCGGCGCGCGGCGTCGAAGGCCACGTCGGCGGGCATGTCGTGCCCGTCCTCGAACCCCAGGGCGGCGGCCACGGCGACGCTGGTGGTCGCCACCACCGGGTGGCCCGCCTCGGCGATGACCCGCGCGGACGAGACGTCCCACGCGTTGGGCACCACCAGCGGGCTGCCCGGCACGTGCAGCGCGCGCAGCGCCTTGGCCGCCTCGGTCACATCGGTGTTAGTCACGTCGACTCCCGTCACGACAGGGGCCGCGGCCGCACGGCGGCCCTCGACCCTGTTCGGCGTGGTGACCACGATGATCACCCGCGCCAATACTGCCAGTTCCGCCGACCCCGGACACCGACCCCGGACACCGGCCCCGGTGGCGGCCCCGGTGGCGGCGGCTCGTGGTTAGGGTCCGGTCCGTGGCGAACCGGTGGCCCGTCGCGGGCGTGGACCTGCACCTGGACCTCGACCCGGCGGCGTCGCGGCGCGGCGGGTTGGAGCGCGCGTTGCGGGAGGCGATCCGGGCCGGGCGGTTGACGCCGGGCGCCCGGCTGCCCGCGACCCGCAGGTTGGCCGTCGAGCTCGGACTGGCCCGCAACACGGTGGCCGCCGCCTACGACCAGCTGGTGGCGGAGGGCTACCTGACCGCCCGGCGCGGCGCGGGCACGCAGGTCGCGCCGCTCCCCCTCACCG
It contains:
- a CDS encoding isocitrate lyase/PEP mutase family protein, which codes for MTNTDVTEAAKALRALHVPGSPLVVPNAWDVSSARVIAEAGHPVVATTSVAVAAALGFEDGHDMPADVAFDAARRIAAAVDVPVTTDIERGYDLPPARIGERLAEIGVAGCNLEDSEPRAKVMVDLAEQVDFLAAVRAANPDLVINARIDEYLHGGKSFDEAVRRAQAYFEVGVDCVFPIRLPGDRVAAFVEAVGRRPVNVGHGPGTPTPNDLAPLGVARVSFGPGLHNVLMAKHLKKMVTAMLDGGSPYAG
- a CDS encoding thioesterase family protein, coding for MHEWDTDTRVDATGDGRFTAHLTDRWGSAGDRPNGGYLVAFCLRALGEVLPHPDPLVVGAHYLRPGVVGPARVDTELVRAGRRLSTGEARLTCGDREVLRVVASYADLGAATGRTAVPGQAPDLPPPGECVDVYGGLRLPGVTVADRVDLRAPEPHGWARGRPSGAARAEFWIRFADGRPADTASLATWSTPPRPPSWSSA
- the hrpA gene encoding ATP-dependent RNA helicase HrpA translates to MNQMSHADLRKRLSELMSRDQRRLARRLEGARKVRDDAARAAVLAEIEAELEAAELRVALRREAVPKITYPAELPVSARKDDIAALIRDHQVVIVAGETGSGKTTQLPKICLELGRGVLGQIGHTQPRRLAARTVAERVAQELDTELGSAIGYKVRFTDQSGGDTLVKLMTDGILLAEIQTDRMLSRYDTIIIDEAHERSLNVDFLLGYLKQLLPKRPDLKVVITSATIDPQRFSRHFGDAPVIEVSGRTYPVEVRYRPIVDPEDPDADPDRDQTQAICDAVRELQAEGPGDVLVFLSGEREIRDTADALAALELRNTEVLPLYARLSFGEQHRVFQPHTARRVVLATNVAETSLTVPGIKYVVDPGTARISRYSHRLKVQRLPIEPVSQASANQRKGRCGRVSEGICVRLYSEDDFDARPEFTDPEILRTNLASVILQMTSIGLGDIAAFPFIDPPEARNIADGVQLLQELGAILPAEQKLTPLGRKLAQLPVDPRLARMVIEADRNGCVREVMVIASALSIQDPRERPSDKQQAADEFHARFKDPESDFTAFLTLWEHVRDKQKELSSNQFRRLCRAEFLNYLRVREWQDIYQQLRQVAKTLGVHVNDQPADPRNVHLSLLSGLLSHIGVKDVPKRNPGKNEQGKRVATEYLGARNAKFAIFPGSSLFRKPPQWVMAAELVETSRLWGRTVAKIEPEWAEKLAGHLVKRTYSEPHWEAKRGSVVALEKVTLYGVPIVASRKVDYGRIDPELSRELFIRHALVQGEWTTHHKFFQHNRDLLAEVEELENRARRRDIVVDDETVYDFYDQRVPADVVSVRHFDTWWKKTRHTEPDLLTFDKAMLVNDRAAVTPDAYPDELRRGGLTLPLTYRFEPGTAVDGVTVTLPLPALTALPDDSLSWQIPGLRTELVVALIRSLPKPVRRNFVPVPDVAAAALSGIDPDEPLLPALERQLRTLTGVVVPREQWQLDQVPEHLKLTFEIVDEDDRRLARGKDLAALKAQLRGQLRATLAAAASNLARTGLTTWDIGDLPRTVQRQRSGIVVTAYPALVDKGDTVAVEILDTPGRQRQAMWRGTRRLLLLTTPSPVKSLQRGLTNAEKLALTRNPHGGVAPLLADCISAAVDKLLRDAGGPVWTQAAFARLTDHVRRGLGETTFDVVHKVRRVLEAAQDVELRLNGVRGPVFDESVADVRAQFTGLVHQGFVTEAGADRLADVHRYLQGIARRLEKLPENVRRDQEWMDRVHAVHAEYRELRAALPADEPHEELDEVRWMIEELRLSYFAQTIGTRYTVSDKRIFKALDAVPR
- a CDS encoding TetR/AcrR family transcriptional regulator, coding for MTFQRARTEEQREIRRRAILDVASAMLDEMPVAAVTLNELSRRVGLAKPNVLRYFESREAVLLELLDHLLREWLTDLAGELAAGVDEDLPMAGRAEAVAAVLSRSLSGRVVLCDLFGAQGSVLEHNVSVEVVARYKRASLDHLTTMAALIRRYLPELGENAALFSLQTVVTAGALSAYSTPPPSLRAAYEAEPDLARFHLGLEPSLKLALTATLLGVLPRD
- a CDS encoding SDR family NAD(P)-dependent oxidoreductase, whose amino-acid sequence is MSGKWTTADIPDQRGRVAVVTGANTGLGYETAKALAERGASVVLAVRDTGKGERAAAGMAGDVTVQALDLTSLDSVRSAAEALRSRLDRIDLLINNAGVMYTPKQTTRDGFETQFGTNHLGHFALTGLLLDRMLPVPGSRVVTVSSTGHRIRAAIHFDDLQWERTYSRVAAYGQSKLANLMFTYELQRRLAAHGTTVAVAAHPGVSSTELARNTPAALRLPLTRIAPLITQTPAMGALPTLRAATDPAVLGGQYYGPGGLNEIRGHPRPVVSSPQSYEVAVQQRLWAVSEDLTGVRFPAVRSGSAVTR
- a CDS encoding MarR family winged helix-turn-helix transcriptional regulator, which translates into the protein MSSISSGDARDRRRTVTAIKESLRELRNQLSLLNHQVSRRLELKDVDLDCLELVQRHGPMTPGELARRAGLHPATLTGILDRLQRAGWITRERDPDAADRRAVAVRAVKDRNPELFALYSRMNASMDDLFAGYDEAELALLADFLRRTTALGRTATDELAEG
- a CDS encoding NAD(P)H-binding protein, whose protein sequence is MTVLVTGATGLVGRHLVGLLNGPVLAVSRDPRARTGTDHVTFVDDDPAHLAGVTALFVHPRAVADPAALVAHARAAGVGKVVALSALNVDDDPADQPSRHRGDRNAEAEAAVAGSGLPWVSVRAGSFATNTATAWAHQIRAGDVVRGPHADFAEAPLDERDLAEVIAHALTTDTLDGRRVEVTGPDSHTHAELVAIIGGVLGRPLRHQEVPPAQAADGMVRAGLPPAFVHALMARYARGAGLPATVTDEVARILRRPARTFPEWVADHTRLFTGETA
- a CDS encoding MarR family winged helix-turn-helix transcriptional regulator; protein product: MADAVDLVLAQWSVQRPDVDTSPMAVLARVTRLARLLERELREFVGRFELEPGEFDVLTTLRRAGSAQGMTAGAFLSASLVTAGAITNRIDRMEAKGLVERVPDATDRRLVRIKLTDRGGELVDGMLAEHMRQYARLLEPLDDDTRAVVADALRALLERCE